The following are from one region of the Erwinia billingiae Eb661 genome:
- a CDS encoding 4'-phosphopantetheinyl transferase family protein: MASHFARRTLTQGLPSVQRLSQPLLDFSSTLAEKRRVRYLAARALLADLMLRVYGLSQLPEMTLSECGRPVFADPDLPDFSLAYAGNIIGVLLAEEGGHAGLGIEIVRAHSRQTQEQYLQGLSSGERAWINAQTDPSEAAIQLWAMRKSLMKLTGVKEGRSESLRLHPASGRLRSLEYPDIQAVSDVEPLLIWSCALSPGNERLHLWESDEEKNWTRLQDIQVNKPAMGQRMLRLTSLPAEKVFQG, from the coding sequence ATGGCCAGTCATTTTGCACGCCGCACCCTTACCCAGGGTCTCCCCTCGGTACAGCGACTCTCACAACCCCTGCTTGATTTCTCCAGCACGCTGGCTGAAAAGCGCCGTGTGCGTTATCTGGCAGCCCGCGCGTTGCTGGCTGACCTGATGCTGCGCGTTTATGGCCTTTCACAGCTGCCGGAAATGACGCTCAGCGAGTGTGGCCGCCCGGTGTTTGCCGACCCCGATCTTCCTGACTTCAGCCTGGCCTATGCCGGTAACATTATTGGCGTCCTGCTGGCAGAAGAAGGCGGTCATGCCGGGCTGGGCATTGAAATTGTCCGTGCGCACAGCAGGCAAACGCAGGAGCAGTATCTGCAAGGCCTCTCTTCCGGTGAACGCGCCTGGATTAATGCACAGACCGACCCCAGCGAAGCCGCTATCCAGCTGTGGGCAATGCGTAAAAGCCTGATGAAGCTGACCGGGGTGAAAGAAGGCCGCAGCGAGTCATTGCGGCTGCATCCCGCCTCTGGCCGCTTACGCTCGCTGGAGTATCCCGATATTCAGGCGGTTTCCGACGTGGAACCCTTATTGATCTGGTCCTGTGCGTTGTCACCCGGCAACGAGCGTTTGCATCTTTGGGAGTCTGACGAAGAGAAGAACTGGACGCGACTGCAGGATATTCAGGTCAACAAACCGGCGATGGGCCAACGCATGCTGCGTCTGACCAGCCTGCCAGCAGAGAAAGTGTTTCAGGGATAG
- a CDS encoding NCS2 family permease — protein MTNPGLLQRIFKLQEHGTTVRTEVIAGITTFLTMVYIVFVNPQILGVAGMNTQAVFVTTCLIAAFGSILMGLVANLPVALAPAMGLNAFFAFVVVGAMGISWQVGMGAIFWGAVGLLLLTIFRVRYWMIANIPASLRVGITAGIGLFIAMIGLKNAGIIVSNKDTLVAVGNLTSHSVLLGALGFFIIAILASRNIHIAVLVSIVVTTLIGLAIGDVKYGGVFSAPTGITSIVGQVDLAGSLNVGMAGIIFSFMLVNLFDSSGTLIGVTDKAGLTDEKGTFPRMKQALFVDSISSVAGSYIGTSSVTAYIESSSGVSIGGRTGLMAVVTGILFLLVMFLSPLAGMVPAYAAAGALIYVGVLMSSSLARVKWDDLTEAVPAFVTAVMMPFSFSITEGIALGFISYCVMKFGTGRWREISPCVVVVALLFVLKIVFIDAH, from the coding sequence ATGACTAATCCAGGCCTACTACAGCGGATCTTTAAACTGCAGGAACACGGCACGACCGTCCGTACCGAAGTGATTGCAGGTATCACCACTTTCCTGACGATGGTGTATATCGTTTTTGTGAACCCACAGATCCTCGGTGTGGCGGGCATGAACACCCAGGCGGTGTTTGTCACCACCTGTCTGATTGCCGCGTTCGGCAGCATCCTGATGGGCCTGGTCGCTAACCTGCCGGTGGCACTTGCGCCGGCAATGGGCCTGAATGCCTTCTTTGCTTTCGTTGTGGTCGGTGCGATGGGCATCTCCTGGCAGGTGGGTATGGGCGCCATCTTCTGGGGCGCGGTTGGCCTGCTGCTGCTGACCATTTTCCGCGTCCGCTACTGGATGATTGCCAATATTCCTGCCAGCCTGCGCGTGGGGATCACCGCCGGTATCGGTCTGTTTATTGCGATGATCGGCCTGAAAAATGCCGGCATCATCGTTTCCAACAAAGATACGCTGGTGGCGGTCGGTAACCTGACCTCACACAGCGTGCTGCTGGGTGCGCTGGGCTTCTTTATTATCGCCATTCTGGCTTCCCGCAATATTCATATCGCGGTGCTGGTGTCGATTGTGGTGACTACGCTGATTGGTCTGGCGATTGGTGATGTGAAATACGGCGGCGTCTTCTCCGCCCCAACCGGCATCACCTCGATTGTCGGTCAGGTGGACCTGGCCGGATCGCTGAACGTTGGCATGGCCGGCATCATCTTCTCCTTTATGCTGGTTAACCTGTTCGACTCCTCCGGTACGCTGATTGGCGTCACCGATAAAGCGGGTCTGACCGATGAGAAAGGCACCTTCCCACGCATGAAGCAGGCGCTGTTTGTTGACAGCATCAGCTCGGTGGCCGGTTCTTATATCGGCACTTCTTCCGTGACGGCCTATATCGAAAGCTCATCCGGTGTTTCCATCGGGGGCCGTACCGGGTTGATGGCGGTGGTGACCGGGATCCTGTTCCTGCTGGTGATGTTCCTGTCACCGCTGGCGGGCATGGTTCCAGCCTATGCGGCGGCGGGTGCGCTGATTTATGTTGGCGTGCTGATGAGCTCAAGCCTGGCGCGCGTGAAGTGGGATGACCTGACCGAAGCCGTTCCGGCCTTCGTCACGGCGGTGATGATGCCCTTCAGCTTCTCCATTACCGAAGGGATTGCGTTAGGCTTTATCTCTTACTGCGTGATGAAGTTTGGCACCGGTCGCTGGCGTGAAATCAGCCCCTGCGTGGTGGTTGTCGCGCTGCTGTTTGTGCTGAAAATCGTGTTTATCGACGCGCATTAA
- the yieH gene encoding 6-phosphogluconate phosphatase: MTVGCVFFDCDGTLVDSELLCTQAYVNTFAQFGGDLSLQEMFEKYKGVKLYDIIAEVCAGHHLSVSKEEFEPAYRKEVARLFDLELKPIAGAKALLEQITVPMCVVSNGTVPKMQHSLGLTEMLPWFTDRLYSGYDIGSWKPDPELMYHAAREMNVPIGQCILIDDSEAGAKAGIAAGIPVFYFCADAHNKPLDHPLVTPFTEMAELPALWRAKGWNITR, from the coding sequence ATGACTGTTGGCTGTGTATTTTTTGATTGCGACGGAACGCTGGTGGACAGTGAACTGCTTTGTACCCAGGCCTACGTGAATACCTTCGCGCAGTTTGGCGGCGACCTTTCACTGCAGGAGATGTTTGAAAAGTACAAAGGCGTCAAGCTGTACGACATTATTGCCGAGGTGTGCGCCGGGCATCATCTCAGCGTCAGCAAAGAGGAGTTCGAACCGGCATACCGCAAAGAAGTGGCGCGGCTGTTCGATCTGGAACTGAAGCCGATCGCCGGCGCAAAAGCGCTGCTTGAGCAGATCACCGTGCCGATGTGCGTGGTATCCAACGGGACGGTGCCAAAAATGCAGCACTCGCTGGGGCTGACGGAGATGCTGCCGTGGTTTACCGATCGCCTTTACAGCGGCTATGACATTGGCAGCTGGAAACCCGATCCGGAGTTGATGTACCACGCCGCCCGCGAGATGAACGTTCCCATCGGGCAGTGCATTCTGATTGATGACTCGGAAGCGGGAGCGAAGGCCGGTATTGCGGCAGGCATTCCGGTGTTTTACTTCTGCGCGGATGCGCATAATAAGCCGCTGGATCACCCTTTGGTCACCCCTTTCACCGAGATGGCCGAACTGCCTGCACTGTGGCGGGCAAAAGGCTGGAACATCACCCGCTAA
- a CDS encoding MFS transporter, which translates to MISKTPVKGATPGKAMLAAISGYAMDGFDLLILGFMLPAISISLALSPSQAGSLVTWTLIGAVLGGIIFGHLSDRFGRIRVLTYTILMFSVFTGLCAVAQGYWDLLAYRTLAGVGLGGEFGIGMALIAEAWPANKRNRASAWVGIGWQLGVLLAAFITPFLLGYIGWRGMFLVGLLPAFASFIIRRGMGEPAGFTQHVDVNQGLSFSARLKLLVKDRATAKASLGIFILCSVQNFGYYGLMIWMPSYLSSNFGFSLTKSGLWTAVTVIGMTFGIWLFGVLADRFARWKIFLLYQFGAVIMVIVYAQLRDPTVMLFTGAVMGMFVNGMIGGYGALISDTYPAKVRATAQNVLFNLGRGVGGFGPLVIGLLVIHLSFTAAITLLALIYLLDIFATLFLLPKKQGTEDSLGAIG; encoded by the coding sequence ATGATTTCAAAGACGCCCGTAAAGGGCGCTACTCCAGGTAAGGCCATGCTGGCGGCGATCAGCGGCTATGCAATGGACGGCTTCGATCTGCTGATTCTGGGCTTTATGCTGCCCGCCATCTCGATTTCACTGGCGCTCAGCCCTTCGCAGGCGGGTTCGCTGGTGACCTGGACGCTGATTGGCGCGGTACTCGGCGGCATTATCTTCGGCCACCTGAGCGATCGCTTTGGACGCATCCGCGTACTGACCTATACCATCCTGATGTTCTCGGTGTTCACTGGCCTGTGCGCGGTGGCGCAGGGTTACTGGGATCTGCTGGCCTACCGCACCTTAGCGGGCGTCGGGCTGGGCGGGGAATTCGGCATTGGCATGGCGCTGATTGCCGAAGCCTGGCCTGCCAACAAGCGTAACCGCGCGTCGGCCTGGGTCGGTATCGGCTGGCAGCTGGGCGTGTTACTGGCGGCATTTATCACCCCGTTCCTGCTGGGCTACATTGGCTGGCGCGGCATGTTCCTGGTCGGGTTACTGCCGGCTTTCGCCTCCTTTATTATCCGCCGTGGCATGGGCGAACCGGCGGGATTTACCCAACATGTGGATGTGAATCAGGGCCTTTCGTTCTCAGCAAGGCTTAAGCTGCTGGTCAAGGATCGCGCGACCGCCAAAGCCAGTCTGGGGATTTTCATCCTCTGCTCGGTGCAGAATTTTGGCTATTACGGCCTGATGATCTGGATGCCAAGCTACCTTTCCAGCAATTTCGGCTTCTCACTGACCAAGTCAGGGCTGTGGACAGCGGTGACGGTGATCGGCATGACCTTTGGCATCTGGCTGTTTGGCGTGCTGGCGGACCGCTTCGCGCGCTGGAAGATTTTCCTGCTTTACCAGTTTGGTGCGGTGATTATGGTGATCGTGTATGCGCAGCTGCGCGACCCGACCGTGATGCTGTTTACCGGTGCGGTGATGGGGATGTTTGTGAACGGGATGATTGGCGGTTACGGTGCTCTGATTTCGGACACCTACCCGGCGAAGGTGCGGGCAACGGCGCAGAACGTGTTGTTCAACCTCGGCCGTGGCGTGGGCGGCTTTGGCCCACTGGTGATTGGTCTGCTGGTGATCCACCTGTCGTTTACCGCCGCAATTACCCTGCTGGCGCTGATTTACCTGCTGGATATCTTCGCCACCCTGTTCCTGTTGCCTAAAAAGCAGGGCACGGAGGATTCGCTGGGCGCGATTGGCTGA
- the phoU gene encoding phosphate signaling complex protein PhoU: MDNLNLNKHISGQFNAELEHIRTQVMTMGGMVEQQLMDAIKAMHNQDGELAKQVIDGDQKVNMMEVSIDEACVRIIAKRQPTASDLRLVMAIIKTISELERIGDVAEKISRTALEKFGQHHKPLLVSLESLGHHTIQMLHDVLDAFARMDLGAAIEIYREDKKVDQEYEGIVRQLMTYMMEDPRTIPSVLTALFCARAIERIGDRCQNICEIIFYFVKGQDFRHVGGDELDKLLTGDDEGSNSPT; this comes from the coding sequence ATGGATAACCTGAATCTGAATAAACATATCTCCGGGCAGTTTAACGCCGAGCTGGAGCATATCCGTACCCAGGTGATGACCATGGGCGGCATGGTTGAGCAGCAACTGATGGACGCCATCAAAGCGATGCACAACCAGGATGGCGAGCTGGCGAAGCAGGTGATTGATGGTGACCAGAAGGTCAACATGATGGAAGTGTCGATTGATGAAGCCTGCGTGCGCATCATCGCCAAACGTCAGCCCACCGCCAGCGATCTGCGTCTGGTGATGGCGATCATCAAAACCATCTCCGAGCTGGAACGCATTGGTGATGTGGCCGAGAAGATCAGCCGCACCGCGCTGGAGAAGTTCGGTCAGCATCACAAGCCGCTGTTGGTCAGCCTGGAGTCGCTGGGCCATCACACCATTCAGATGCTGCATGATGTGCTGGATGCCTTTGCGCGGATGGATCTGGGCGCGGCGATTGAGATCTACCGCGAAGACAAGAAGGTCGATCAGGAGTATGAGGGCATCGTGCGTCAGCTGATGACCTATATGATGGAAGATCCGCGCACCATTCCCAGCGTGCTGACCGCGCTATTCTGCGCCCGCGCCATCGAGCGTATCGGCGATCGTTGTCAGAATATCTGCGAAATCATCTTCTACTTCGTTAAAGGGCAGGATTTCCGCCACGTTGGCGGTGACGAGCTCGATAAGCTGTTAACCGGCGACGACGAAGGCAGTAATTCTCCTACCTGA
- the pstB gene encoding phosphate ABC transporter ATP-binding protein PstB, whose amino-acid sequence MADNTSSKMIQVRDLNFYYGKFHALKNINLDIAKNQVTAFIGPSGCGKSTLLRTFNKMFSLYPEQRAEGEIMLDGENILTASQDIALLRARVGMVFQKPTPFPMSIYDNIAFGVRLFEKLSRADMDERVQWALTKAALWTETKDKLHQSGYSLSGGQQQRLCIARGIAIRPEVLLLDEPCSALDPISTGRIEELITELKQDYTVVIVTHNMQQAARCSDHTAFMYLGELIEFSDTDTLFTKPHQKQTEDYITGRYG is encoded by the coding sequence ATGGCTGACAACACCTCAAGTAAGATGATTCAGGTTCGTGATTTGAACTTCTACTACGGGAAATTTCATGCGCTGAAAAACATCAATCTGGATATCGCGAAAAACCAGGTCACGGCGTTTATCGGCCCGTCAGGCTGTGGTAAGTCCACCCTGCTGCGTACCTTTAACAAGATGTTCTCGCTCTACCCGGAACAGCGGGCTGAAGGCGAGATCATGCTGGATGGCGAAAACATTCTCACCGCCAGCCAGGATATCGCGCTGCTGCGTGCCCGCGTCGGAATGGTGTTCCAGAAGCCGACGCCGTTCCCGATGTCGATTTATGACAACATCGCCTTTGGCGTGCGCCTGTTTGAAAAATTGTCCCGCGCGGATATGGATGAGCGCGTACAGTGGGCGCTCACCAAGGCCGCGCTGTGGACAGAAACCAAAGACAAGCTGCACCAGAGTGGCTACAGCCTGTCGGGTGGTCAGCAACAGCGTCTGTGCATCGCACGGGGCATTGCCATTCGCCCGGAGGTGCTGCTGCTGGATGAACCCTGCTCGGCGCTGGATCCGATCTCGACCGGCCGCATTGAAGAGCTGATCACCGAATTAAAGCAGGATTACACCGTGGTTATCGTGACGCACAACATGCAGCAGGCTGCACGCTGTTCCGATCACACGGCCTTTATGTATCTGGGCGAACTGATTGAATTCAGCGATACTGACACGCTGTTTACCAAGCCGCATCAGAAACAAACTGAAGACTACATTACCGGCCGTTACGGTTGA
- the pstA gene encoding phosphate ABC transporter permease PstA, which translates to MTTMEMQSRAELDASRRKMQAWRRMKNRIALALSMLTMAFGLFWLVWILFATVTRGVDGMTLSLFTENTPPPNTAGGGLANAIAGSGLLILWSTVIGTPLGIMAGVYLAEYGRKSWLAEVIRFINDILLSAPSIVVGLFVYTLVVAKMQHFSGWAGVVALALLQIPIVIRTTENMLRLVPDSLREAAYALGTPKWKMISAITLKASVSGILTGVLLAIARIAGETAPLLFTSLSNQFWSTDMMQPLANLPVTIFKFAMSPFAEWQSLAWAGVLLITLCVLLLNILARVVFAKGKH; encoded by the coding sequence ATGACCACCATGGAAATGCAGTCTCGCGCCGAACTGGACGCATCCCGCCGCAAAATGCAGGCGTGGCGTCGGATGAAAAACCGCATCGCGCTGGCGCTGTCGATGCTGACCATGGCCTTTGGCCTGTTCTGGTTGGTGTGGATCCTGTTTGCCACCGTCACCCGTGGCGTGGATGGCATGACGCTGTCGCTGTTTACCGAGAATACGCCGCCGCCAAATACCGCCGGTGGCGGGCTGGCGAACGCCATCGCCGGTAGCGGACTGTTAATCTTATGGTCAACGGTGATCGGCACGCCGCTGGGCATTATGGCCGGGGTTTATCTCGCCGAATATGGCCGCAAATCCTGGCTGGCCGAGGTGATCCGTTTTATTAACGACATCCTGCTGTCTGCTCCGTCGATTGTGGTCGGTCTGTTTGTCTACACGCTGGTTGTGGCCAAGATGCAGCACTTCTCTGGCTGGGCGGGTGTGGTTGCGCTGGCCCTGCTGCAGATCCCGATTGTTATCCGCACCACGGAAAACATGCTGAGACTGGTACCGGACAGCCTGCGTGAAGCGGCGTACGCGCTGGGCACGCCGAAGTGGAAGATGATCTCGGCGATCACCCTGAAAGCCTCCGTCTCCGGCATTCTGACTGGCGTGCTGTTAGCGATTGCCCGTATTGCGGGCGAAACGGCACCGCTGCTGTTCACCTCACTCTCCAACCAGTTCTGGAGTACTGACATGATGCAGCCGCTGGCAAACCTGCCGGTGACCATCTTTAAATTCGCCATGAGCCCGTTTGCCGAATGGCAGAGTCTGGCCTGGGCGGGCGTGCTGCTGATTACCCTCTGCGTGCTGTTGCTGAACATCCTGGCGCGCGTCGTTTTTGCCAAGGGCAAACATTAA
- the pstC gene encoding phosphate ABC transporter permease PstC has translation MAATKPTFKAPGKQGDIIFGALVKLAALIVLLLLGGIIVSLIISSWPSIEKFGFSFLWTKTWDAPNEQFGALVPIYGTVVTSIIALIIAVPVSFGIALFLTELAPNWLRRPLGTAIELLAAIPSIVYGMWGLFIFAPLFATYFQTPLGDLMANIPIVGTLFSGPAFGIGILAAGIILAIMIIPYIASVMRDVFEQTPVMMKESAYGIGCTTWEVIWRVVLPFTKNGVIGGVMLGLGRALGETMAVTFIIGNTYQLDSPSLFMPGNSITSALANEFAEAESGVHTAALMELGLILFVITFIVLACSKLMILRLAKSEGARS, from the coding sequence ATGGCTGCAACCAAGCCGACATTCAAAGCCCCCGGCAAGCAGGGTGACATCATTTTCGGTGCGCTGGTAAAACTGGCTGCGCTGATCGTGCTGCTGCTGCTCGGTGGCATTATTGTCTCTCTGATCATCTCTTCCTGGCCCAGCATTGAGAAATTTGGTTTCTCGTTCCTGTGGACCAAAACCTGGGATGCACCCAACGAACAATTTGGTGCGCTGGTACCGATTTACGGCACCGTCGTGACCTCAATTATCGCGCTGATTATTGCCGTTCCGGTCAGCTTTGGTATCGCCCTGTTCCTGACTGAACTGGCACCGAACTGGCTGCGCCGCCCGCTGGGCACGGCGATTGAGCTGCTGGCGGCGATCCCCAGCATTGTCTACGGCATGTGGGGCCTGTTTATTTTTGCGCCGCTGTTTGCCACCTACTTCCAGACCCCGCTGGGCGACCTGATGGCGAACATTCCCATCGTCGGTACGCTGTTCTCGGGTCCGGCATTTGGTATTGGTATTCTGGCTGCCGGGATTATCCTGGCGATCATGATCATCCCGTACATCGCGTCAGTGATGCGCGATGTGTTTGAACAAACGCCGGTGATGATGAAAGAGTCGGCTTACGGCATCGGTTGCACCACCTGGGAAGTGATCTGGCGCGTGGTGCTGCCGTTCACCAAAAACGGCGTGATTGGCGGCGTGATGCTCGGTTTGGGGCGTGCGCTGGGTGAAACCATGGCGGTGACCTTTATCATCGGTAACACCTACCAGCTCGACAGCCCGTCGCTGTTTATGCCAGGCAACAGTATTACCTCCGCGCTGGCGAACGAATTTGCTGAAGCGGAATCCGGCGTACATACCGCCGCGCTGATGGAGCTGGGCCTGATCCTGTTTGTGATTACCTTTATCGTGCTGGCCTGCTCAAAACTGATGATTTTGCGGCTGGCAAAAAGTGAAGGAGCGCGCTCATGA
- the pstS gene encoding phosphate ABC transporter substrate-binding protein PstS produces the protein MTLMQKTLAQCVAVTLSLTAVSAFAATNLTGAGGTFPAPVYNKWAADYNTATGAQVNYQGIGSSGGVKQIIAKTVDFGASDAPLKDEDLQKNGLFQFPTVIGGVVLAVNIPGIKSGQLTLDGKTVGDIYLGTIKKWNDPAITKLNPGVKLPDSNINVVRRADGSGTSYVFTSYLAKVNSDWNSKIGKGNTVNWPTGLGGKGNDGVAAFVQRLPGSIGYVEYAYAKQNNLAYTKLMDADGKAVSPSEKSFSNAAKGANWTESFAQDLTFQKGDDAWPISSTTFILVQKEQANAEKGAAVLKFFDWAYKNGGKTTNSLDYAALPDSVVEQIRAAWKTNVKDSSGKALY, from the coding sequence ATGACACTGATGCAAAAAACCCTGGCTCAATGTGTAGCGGTAACCCTTTCGTTGACCGCGGTTTCTGCTTTTGCCGCCACTAACCTGACCGGTGCCGGTGGGACTTTCCCGGCGCCTGTGTACAACAAATGGGCTGCAGACTACAACACAGCGACTGGCGCTCAGGTTAACTACCAGGGTATCGGTTCATCCGGTGGCGTGAAGCAAATCATCGCAAAAACCGTCGATTTTGGTGCGTCTGATGCGCCACTGAAAGATGAAGATCTGCAGAAGAATGGCCTGTTCCAGTTCCCAACCGTGATCGGTGGCGTGGTGCTGGCCGTCAACATTCCGGGAATCAAATCCGGTCAGCTGACGCTGGACGGTAAAACCGTCGGTGATATCTACCTGGGCACCATCAAGAAGTGGAACGATCCGGCAATCACCAAGCTCAACCCAGGCGTTAAGCTGCCAGACAGCAACATCAACGTGGTGCGCCGCGCTGACGGTTCCGGTACCTCCTACGTGTTCACCAGCTACCTGGCGAAAGTGAACAGCGACTGGAACAGCAAAATTGGTAAAGGCAACACCGTTAACTGGCCAACCGGTCTGGGCGGTAAAGGTAACGACGGCGTCGCCGCGTTCGTTCAGCGTCTGCCGGGTTCAATCGGTTACGTAGAATATGCCTATGCCAAGCAGAACAACCTGGCGTACACCAAACTGATGGATGCCGACGGTAAAGCCGTTTCTCCAAGCGAGAAGAGCTTCAGCAACGCCGCGAAAGGCGCGAACTGGACGGAATCTTTCGCCCAGGACCTGACCTTCCAGAAAGGTGACGACGCATGGCCAATCTCTTCCACCACCTTTATCCTGGTGCAGAAAGAGCAGGCCAACGCGGAGAAAGGCGCAGCGGTACTGAAATTCTTCGACTGGGCCTACAAAAACGGCGGCAAAACCACCAACAGCCTGGACTATGCTGCGCTGCCAGACTCGGTAGTTGAGCAGATCCGTGCCGCCTGGAAAACCAACGTGAAAGACAGCTCCGGTAAAGCACTGTACTAA
- a CDS encoding FCD domain-containing protein, which translates to MSVEVKRQYREVGEYLKEELHSGKYPIGTRLPPERDIAERVGVGRSVVREALIMLEIEGYVEVRKGSGIYVIAMPGDRQQQDGASLIGPFELLQARQLLESNIAEFAALQVTPADIKKMRAALDAEIKDIETGGGEDGDKLFHLAIVEATHNNMLTEMWKQCWAQRENNPMWQQLHERISSKEYRREWLKDHQLILAALQKKDAAAAKLAMWTHLENVKLRLMALSDVDAPEFDGYLFGSWPIRVTT; encoded by the coding sequence ATGAGTGTTGAAGTAAAGCGTCAATACCGCGAGGTCGGTGAATACCTGAAAGAAGAGCTGCATTCAGGCAAGTATCCGATCGGCACGCGACTGCCTCCCGAGCGGGATATCGCTGAGCGGGTGGGGGTTGGTCGCTCAGTGGTGCGTGAAGCCCTGATCATGCTGGAAATTGAAGGTTACGTTGAGGTGCGCAAAGGCTCGGGGATCTATGTGATTGCCATGCCAGGCGATCGCCAGCAACAGGACGGTGCCTCGCTGATCGGGCCGTTCGAACTGCTGCAGGCCAGGCAGCTGCTGGAAAGCAACATTGCCGAATTTGCCGCACTGCAGGTCACGCCAGCGGATATCAAGAAAATGCGCGCCGCGCTGGATGCCGAGATTAAAGATATTGAAACCGGTGGCGGTGAGGATGGCGATAAGCTGTTCCATCTGGCCATTGTCGAAGCCACCCACAACAATATGCTGACAGAGATGTGGAAGCAGTGCTGGGCGCAGCGGGAGAACAACCCCATGTGGCAACAGCTGCATGAGCGCATCTCCAGCAAGGAGTACCGCCGCGAATGGTTGAAGGATCACCAGCTGATCCTGGCTGCGTTACAGAAAAAAGATGCCGCTGCCGCCAAACTGGCGATGTGGACGCATCTGGAGAACGTAAAGTTACGTCTGATGGCCCTGTCAGATGTCGATGCCCCTGAATTTGATGGTTATCTTTTCGGCTCCTGGCCTATCCGCGTCACGACCTGA